A single window of Tolypothrix sp. NIES-4075 DNA harbors:
- a CDS encoding response regulator, translating to MDNPISEIDKVRRQLMTLERPKKLKILVVDDEPDNLDLLYRTFRRDFHVLKADSGINALEVLAASGEVAVIISDQRMPEMKGTEFLSKTVPQFPDTVRIILTGFTDIEDLVEAINAGQVYKYITKPWDPGELKAVVQRAAETYDLLKQRTEELHRAHAQIALLTFLVKVTQTTPNLEASLTSIVTAFSQTFAADGCILQLVEKNTLVKTQGTCSNTGTIENWLDQDPLTTEAIASGKIQVSVNVLKDAKLVGITQYPNSGVQAHLIIPIIYCSEVLAVLSLQWRQPCTLREDELELIHTSAQLVAIALTSSCCINAKI from the coding sequence ATGGATAATCCCATTTCAGAAATTGATAAAGTCCGCCGTCAATTGATGACTCTAGAACGACCCAAGAAACTAAAAATCCTGGTAGTTGACGATGAGCCAGATAATCTCGATCTGCTTTATCGTACCTTTCGACGTGATTTTCATGTCCTGAAAGCCGATAGCGGTATCAACGCTTTAGAAGTTTTGGCAGCATCCGGGGAAGTAGCGGTAATTATCTCGGATCAGCGGATGCCAGAAATGAAAGGAACTGAATTTCTCAGCAAGACTGTACCACAGTTTCCGGATACAGTCAGGATAATTCTTACAGGTTTTACTGATATTGAAGACTTGGTAGAAGCGATTAACGCCGGACAAGTCTACAAGTATATTACCAAGCCTTGGGACCCAGGTGAACTCAAAGCGGTGGTGCAAAGAGCAGCAGAAACTTACGACTTGCTCAAGCAACGTACAGAAGAACTGCACCGCGCTCATGCTCAAATTGCCTTGCTGACATTTTTAGTGAAAGTAACGCAAACAACTCCTAACTTAGAAGCAAGTCTCACATCAATTGTTACGGCTTTTAGTCAGACTTTTGCAGCGGATGGCTGCATTTTGCAATTAGTAGAGAAAAATACTCTTGTTAAGACTCAAGGGACTTGCAGTAATACAGGTACAATTGAAAATTGGCTAGATCAAGATCCGCTGACAACGGAGGCGATCGCTAGTGGGAAAATACAAGTTTCCGTAAATGTACTTAAAGACGCAAAACTGGTTGGTATTACACAATATCCAAATAGCGGTGTACAAGCACACTTAATTATCCCAATTATTTACTGCTCGGAAGTTTTAGCGGTGTTGTCGCTACAGTGGAGACAACCATGCACTTTGCGAGAAGATGAATTAGAGCTAATTCATACCTCGGCTCAACTAGTGGCGATCGCGCTTACTAGCAGTTGCTGCATTAATGCAAAAATTTAG
- a CDS encoding GNAT family N-acetyltransferase encodes MIEITTIKLHQIEEVKQIIFAICSEIFQVPEEVIRNNDSLSDIDDMRSPPGGRFAPSHYLDSKGTFLVLVDDDKVVGSGGIRRLNDEICELKRMWLLKDYRGQGFGKKMAQMLLDFAKKAGYKKVRLDCGDEQKQAQAVKLYKQLGFYVIERYNDSLCTVFMEKIL; translated from the coding sequence ATGATAGAAATCACAACGATAAAATTACACCAAATTGAAGAAGTTAAACAAATTATATTTGCAATCTGCTCAGAAATATTTCAAGTTCCTGAAGAAGTAATTAGAAATAATGACTCATTGTCAGATATAGATGACATGCGATCGCCCCCAGGCGGGCGCTTTGCGCCATCGCACTATTTAGATAGTAAAGGTACATTCTTGGTACTTGTCGATGATGATAAAGTTGTTGGTAGCGGAGGAATTAGGCGTTTAAATGACGAAATCTGCGAACTGAAGCGGATGTGGTTGCTCAAAGATTACCGAGGACAAGGATTTGGCAAAAAAATGGCACAGATGCTCTTAGATTTTGCTAAGAAAGCAGGTTACAAGAAAGTCAGACTTGACTGTGGAGATGAACAAAAACAAGCACAAGCTGTGAAACTCTATAAGCAACTCGGCTTTTATGTAATTGAGCGTTACAATGACAGCCTTTGTACCGTCTTCATGGAGAAGATACTCTAA
- a CDS encoding RuBisCO accumulation factor 1, with the protein MTELPPLPENYDNAGDAAQELLRKLRQKQGNWVEWGMAIAQLQKAGHNPQDIFEATGFEPIQQNQVIVGAQVYNSIEQAGASPAVLTHYSTRGSDILYELRLLTNSERAAAAELTYSNQLDADEAKEVAKAIKDFSRFPTLPDGFSNHPGDAVAYQCWKLARQYSDLQERSRLIAKGLRFAYSPTARKQIEQLLTDFTVVPKRPAPILPFFRLESEEELPRLVPVAGELPLKTQDLQAVPVVEQIEPFRMVKFAGEQAWVPLPGWQVVLGASDPVVILCKSDRLPNQTQPKSETVLVVCDRAVQEWDDGSYFVIDNAGELDFQWFETAPSIPLLGRIVVVVRPKKILDEEITKDSWQIDE; encoded by the coding sequence ATGACTGAATTACCACCACTACCTGAAAATTATGACAATGCTGGTGATGCAGCACAAGAATTGCTGCGAAAGCTCAGGCAAAAACAAGGCAACTGGGTGGAATGGGGAATGGCGATCGCTCAACTGCAAAAAGCTGGGCACAATCCGCAAGATATTTTTGAAGCTACCGGTTTTGAACCGATTCAGCAAAATCAAGTAATTGTTGGCGCTCAAGTTTACAATTCTATAGAACAAGCTGGGGCATCACCAGCAGTGCTTACGCATTACAGCACACGCGGTAGTGATATTTTATATGAATTGCGTCTGTTAACCAACTCGGAACGCGCTGCTGCGGCTGAACTGACTTATTCTAACCAGCTTGATGCCGATGAAGCAAAAGAAGTGGCAAAAGCAATCAAAGATTTTTCCCGCTTCCCTACCTTACCGGATGGGTTTTCTAATCATCCAGGGGATGCAGTTGCTTATCAATGCTGGAAACTTGCTCGTCAATACTCAGATTTACAAGAGCGATCGCGTCTAATTGCTAAAGGTTTACGCTTTGCTTACTCACCAACTGCCAGAAAGCAAATAGAACAATTATTAACTGATTTTACTGTCGTTCCTAAACGTCCCGCGCCAATTTTACCCTTTTTCCGGCTGGAATCTGAAGAAGAATTGCCGCGCCTTGTGCCCGTAGCGGGTGAATTGCCATTAAAAACGCAAGATTTGCAAGCTGTTCCTGTAGTCGAACAAATTGAACCATTTCGCATGGTAAAATTTGCCGGAGAGCAAGCTTGGGTACCTTTACCAGGTTGGCAAGTAGTGTTAGGTGCATCCGATCCAGTAGTAATTTTATGTAAAAGCGATCGCTTGCCCAACCAAACACAACCCAAATCAGAAACAGTTTTAGTAGTTTGCGATCGCGCAGTCCAAGAATGGGATGATGGCAGCTACTTTGTGATTGACAACGCCGGTGAACTAGATTTTCAATGGTTTGAAACCGCACCGTCAATTCCTCTGCTCGGTCGAATTGTTGTCGTCGTTCGTCCTAAGAAAATCTTGGATGAAGAAATAACCAAAGATTCCTGGCAGATAGACGAATGA
- a CDS encoding FHA domain-containing protein, which produces MQNSGRLPAIGLGLELFHVQTDTSFALLPTLTTIRIGKPKSHFLGDINVSDLPNANFVSRNHAEIQIEKNIYYLVDVGSSNGTFLNNTRLEEKKRYRLNLGDKIDLGPGSKVTFLFLSKQKVAPEPPTSLNNPGTVIQLEFVDPNAKPSIKEGLSKFFSIFGNILNYTWRSLKKLFKKLRP; this is translated from the coding sequence ATGCAAAACTCAGGCAGATTACCAGCAATAGGTTTAGGTTTAGAGCTTTTTCATGTTCAAACTGACACTTCTTTCGCGTTGCTACCAACTTTAACTACAATTCGCATTGGCAAACCAAAAAGTCACTTTTTAGGAGATATCAATGTCTCCGATTTGCCAAATGCCAATTTTGTTTCACGCAATCATGCAGAAATTCAAATAGAAAAAAACATTTATTATCTTGTAGATGTGGGAAGCTCTAATGGGACATTTCTCAACAACACCAGGTTAGAAGAAAAAAAGCGTTATCGGCTCAATTTAGGAGATAAAATAGATTTAGGTCCCGGAAGTAAAGTCACATTTTTATTTCTCAGTAAACAAAAAGTAGCTCCCGAACCTCCTACCTCACTGAATAATCCAGGTACAGTCATTCAGCTTGAATTTGTAGATCCAAACGCGAAACCATCTATAAAAGAGGGTTTGAGCAAGTTTTTCAGCATATTTGGGAACATCTTGAATTATACTTGGCGATCGCTCAAAAAATTATTCAAGAAATTACGTCCCTAA
- a CDS encoding DUF445 domain-containing protein, translating into MDWSHLWLYVSPPVVGGIIGYFTNDIAIKMLFRPYRALYIGTTRVPFTPGLIPRNQERLAKNISNTIMGSLLTPEELQKLARRLLQTSRVQSGILWLLQLAIEQIKGDKQHKSTKIVAGILRDLLGESLPRLLKVLARQEDFLETQINQIFDQILLEFQLSEEQSTRLADWLLQVVLPPDAIRQIIIDFLTDRTIQIIDESFREKTSGTYWVVANLFGLRNTLTRLRTFCLDEKETTNQRIKELIQELQMRDRLRKILQNISLQNLPMGTVRQLRKTTRESVRHYLQNSGSDLLQGLTDSVDWENIASLLLNRLSTSPVVSSSLDVVSEELALILDKYLEKDLEKIVAQAIPILSIDQVIVDRVKSTSPADLEAAIEGIVKNELQAIVTLGGVLGFIVGLFQIVLLVFSQ; encoded by the coding sequence GTGGATTGGTCTCATCTCTGGCTTTACGTGTCTCCCCCGGTAGTGGGTGGAATTATTGGCTATTTCACGAATGATATAGCCATTAAGATGTTATTTCGTCCCTACCGGGCACTTTACATTGGTACAACTCGTGTTCCGTTCACCCCTGGATTAATTCCTCGCAATCAAGAACGCCTTGCGAAGAATATTTCTAATACAATTATGGGGTCGTTGCTGACACCCGAAGAATTGCAAAAGCTGGCGCGGCGTCTGTTGCAAACTTCCCGGGTGCAATCAGGGATTCTTTGGTTGTTGCAATTGGCGATCGAGCAAATTAAAGGCGATAAACAACATAAAAGCACAAAGATTGTCGCCGGAATTTTGCGCGATTTGTTAGGAGAATCTTTGCCACGTCTTTTGAAGGTTTTGGCGCGACAAGAAGACTTTTTAGAAACGCAAATAAATCAAATTTTTGACCAAATATTACTGGAATTTCAACTCAGCGAAGAACAATCTACTCGGCTTGCTGATTGGTTATTGCAAGTAGTTTTACCCCCAGATGCAATTCGCCAAATAATTATTGATTTTTTGACCGATCGCACGATTCAAATTATTGATGAAAGCTTTCGCGAAAAAACCAGCGGTACTTATTGGGTAGTGGCAAATTTGTTTGGTTTACGCAATACTTTAACTCGATTGCGGACGTTTTGCTTAGATGAAAAAGAGACGACAAATCAACGCATAAAAGAATTAATTCAAGAATTGCAAATGCGCGATCGCCTCAGAAAAATCCTGCAAAATATATCTTTACAAAACTTGCCAATGGGGACGGTGCGACAATTGCGGAAGACTACCCGCGAAAGTGTGCGTCATTATTTGCAAAATAGCGGCAGTGATTTACTACAAGGATTAACTGATTCCGTTGACTGGGAAAATATTGCTTCATTATTACTAAATCGTCTCAGCACTTCTCCGGTTGTTAGTTCTTCTTTAGATGTGGTGAGTGAAGAACTGGCGCTAATTTTAGATAAGTATTTAGAAAAAGATTTAGAAAAGATTGTAGCTCAGGCGATACCCATTTTGTCAATAGATCAAGTCATTGTCGATCGCGTCAAGTCAACATCACCCGCTGATTTAGAAGCTGCAATTGAGGGAATAGTCAAAAATGAATTGCAGGCGATCGTTACTTTAGGCGGTGTTTTAGGTTTTATCGTCGGGCTATTTCAAATAGTATTATTGGTATTTAGTCAATAG
- a CDS encoding class I SAM-dependent methyltransferase, producing MSLDHKQEYIPFNDYEVFAEAYVTRTESNSHNAYYERPAMFSVLSDIKFKRVLDAGCAGGAYSEWLVNRNADVVAIDISKKMVQFTKQRLKNKGQVYQADLNKPLTFLNNSSFDIVVSSLTLHYLRDWEDVLKEFHRILSPQGLLLFSTHHPFMDFQFFEKADYFATELIEDSWGGFGDTPVRVRFYRRPLSAMITALTSAGFVIKQIVEPRPTHECKQLYPQDYEKLSTKPWFLIILAQKGS from the coding sequence ATGAGTCTAGATCATAAGCAGGAGTACATACCTTTTAACGACTATGAAGTATTTGCAGAAGCTTACGTAACGCGCACCGAGTCCAATTCCCACAATGCTTACTACGAAAGACCAGCCATGTTCTCTGTTTTATCTGATATCAAATTTAAGCGGGTATTAGACGCTGGTTGTGCGGGCGGAGCTTATTCAGAATGGTTGGTGAATCGCAATGCTGATGTTGTAGCCATTGACATCAGCAAGAAGATGGTGCAATTTACAAAGCAAAGACTGAAAAACAAAGGTCAAGTTTACCAAGCCGACCTAAATAAACCCCTTACTTTTTTAAATAATAGTTCGTTTGATATAGTCGTAAGCTCGTTGACTCTGCACTATTTAAGAGATTGGGAGGATGTTTTAAAGGAGTTTCACCGCATCCTATCACCCCAAGGGTTACTGTTGTTTTCGACACATCATCCTTTTATGGACTTTCAGTTTTTTGAAAAAGCTGATTACTTTGCCACCGAGTTGATAGAAGACTCTTGGGGGGGCTTTGGGGATACACCTGTTCGGGTGCGCTTTTACCGTCGTCCGTTAAGTGCGATGATTACTGCGCTCACCAGTGCAGGGTTTGTCATAAAACAGATAGTCGAGCCACGCCCTACCCACGAGTGCAAGCAACTCTACCCTCAAGACTATGAAAAACTCTCCACAAAACCTTGGTTTCTCATTATCCTTGCTCAGAAGGGATCTTAA
- a CDS encoding TldD/PmbA family protein gives MHSQLTDAQNLLSDLIARYSSRVDYLMIRLEEAEDTDILLRGDKIETLSEGISIGGQIRACYKGGWGLSSFNQLATIKDRIEEAIAAARMVGDEETILAPIDAVQAICTLPLTGTNPRKIPLLEKKQLCDRYTDLLKSVDHRIATTSVSYGDSSQRIILATSEGTLIEQSWVDMEMRFAATAKDGETVQTGRETTGSRKAYEDLTHLDEQVKSAAQRAVAALSLPSVKGNTYSVVIDPILTGLFVHEAFGHLSEADMAYENPDLLEVMTIGRRFGPKELQIFDGAAPQGHRGSYFYDDEGTPATTTQLIKDGVLVGRLHSRETAGKLDEAPTGNARCLNYHFSPIVRMTNTWIERGKTPVEDLFTAIKEGVYARNWLGGMTNGEMFTFSAGEAWMIRNGKIAEQVRDVTLSGNVFQTLADIEAIGDDFYWDESGGCGKGGQDGLPVGCGGPSLRIRDVVVGGEA, from the coding sequence ATGCATTCCCAACTTACCGATGCCCAAAATTTGCTTTCTGACTTGATTGCCCGTTACTCATCCAGAGTAGATTATCTCATGATTCGCTTGGAAGAAGCGGAAGATACTGATATTTTGTTACGGGGTGACAAGATAGAAACTCTCAGCGAAGGTATTTCAATTGGCGGACAAATTCGCGCTTGTTATAAAGGTGGTTGGGGTTTAAGTAGTTTTAACCAGTTAGCGACAATTAAAGACCGGATAGAAGAAGCGATCGCCGCAGCGCGTATGGTTGGTGATGAAGAAACTATACTTGCCCCGATTGATGCAGTACAAGCGATATGCACTTTACCGCTTACAGGTACTAACCCGCGAAAAATTCCCTTGCTTGAGAAAAAACAATTGTGCGATCGCTACACCGATTTACTCAAAAGCGTTGACCACCGGATTGCTACTACTTCAGTCAGCTATGGTGACAGTTCCCAAAGAATCATCCTCGCGACTTCCGAAGGCACTTTAATTGAGCAATCTTGGGTGGATATGGAAATGCGTTTTGCCGCTACAGCTAAAGACGGCGAAACTGTGCAAACTGGCAGGGAAACCACCGGCTCTCGCAAAGCTTACGAAGATTTAACACATTTGGATGAACAAGTCAAGAGTGCTGCTCAAAGGGCAGTAGCTGCTTTATCTCTGCCATCGGTCAAAGGTAATACTTACTCTGTGGTGATTGACCCGATTCTGACTGGGTTATTTGTTCACGAAGCCTTTGGACATCTTTCTGAGGCGGATATGGCTTACGAAAATCCAGATTTGCTGGAAGTAATGACCATCGGTCGGCGGTTTGGTCCAAAAGAGTTGCAAATTTTTGATGGTGCTGCACCTCAGGGACATCGCGGTAGTTATTTTTACGATGACGAAGGCACACCCGCCACTACTACGCAACTAATTAAAGATGGCGTTTTGGTGGGACGTTTGCATTCTCGCGAAACCGCCGGCAAATTAGACGAAGCGCCTACAGGTAATGCACGTTGTCTCAATTATCACTTTTCGCCAATTGTGCGGATGACGAATACCTGGATTGAAAGGGGTAAAACGCCAGTAGAAGATTTATTTACTGCTATCAAAGAGGGAGTATACGCCCGTAATTGGTTGGGAGGAATGACAAACGGAGAAATGTTCACCTTTAGCGCTGGGGAAGCGTGGATGATTAGAAATGGCAAAATTGCCGAACAGGTGCGGGATGTAACGCTTTCGGGTAATGTTTTTCAAACTTTAGCAGATATAGAAGCGATCGGTGATGACTTTTACTGGGATGAGTCTGGCGGTTGCGGTAAAGGTGGACAAGATGGTTTACCTGTCGGTTGTGGTGGACCGAGTTTAAGAATACGTGATGTGGTGGTTGGAGGGGAAGCTTAA
- the ubiE gene encoding bifunctional demethylmenaquinone methyltransferase/2-methoxy-6-polyprenyl-1,4-benzoquinol methylase UbiE gives MNQSKNNIDVRAIFDRIAPVYDQLNDWLSLGQHRIWKEMAVKWSEAKPGDTCLDLCCGSGDLALRLARRVGVTGKVYGVDFSPNLLECARQRSKAQYSQPPITWVEADVLNLPFEDNSFAAATMGYGLRNVTDIQRCLKELHRVLQPSAKAAILDFHRPSNSQIRAFQQFYLDNLVVPLADYLGVKEEYAYISPSLDRFPIGKEQIELARQVGYATATHYPIANGMMGMLVVSKF, from the coding sequence ATGAACCAAAGCAAGAATAATATAGATGTTCGTGCTATTTTTGACCGCATTGCCCCTGTTTACGATCAATTGAACGATTGGTTAAGTCTGGGACAACACCGCATCTGGAAGGAAATGGCAGTGAAATGGAGCGAAGCCAAACCGGGTGATACTTGCCTAGATTTATGTTGTGGAAGTGGTGATTTAGCTTTGCGTTTAGCGCGACGTGTAGGAGTCACGGGAAAAGTTTACGGAGTGGACTTTTCTCCCAACTTGCTAGAATGTGCCAGACAACGCTCTAAAGCGCAATATTCCCAACCGCCTATTACCTGGGTAGAAGCAGACGTGCTAAATTTACCCTTTGAGGACAATTCTTTTGCCGCTGCGACAATGGGCTATGGTTTAAGAAATGTTACAGATATTCAACGCTGCCTGAAAGAATTACACCGCGTCTTGCAACCGAGCGCAAAAGCCGCAATTTTAGACTTTCATCGTCCAAGCAATTCGCAAATCCGCGCTTTTCAGCAGTTTTATTTAGATAATCTCGTTGTCCCGTTGGCAGACTATTTGGGTGTTAAGGAAGAATACGCTTACATCAGTCCCAGCTTAGATCGTTTTCCCATCGGCAAAGAGCAAATAGAGCTAGCTCGTCAAGTTGGTTATGCAACTGCCACACACTACCCCATCGCGAACGGTATGATGGGAATGCTGGTAGTCAGCAAATTTTAG
- a CDS encoding helix-turn-helix transcriptional regulator yields the protein MSNNEPPEHLHLLSSFEAGWEGLNLLYEIEPADETPEMYLGQHFIVIALDNFRASYMLNESWHQVDYARGDIAILPASQPFPRTQIDREVPLVELFLEPAIVSRVACECVDAAYTELVPHWHIRDPLIQHMGLALKAELETGGVDSRLYVESMATALSVHLLSRYSARQPQIRNYTGGLPKYRLREAIAYINEHLDYSLTLAELAASVQMSPHYFATLFKQSTGLTPHQYVMKCRIDKAKQLLHIPELTLVEICQQVGFQSQSHFTRVFREHTKTTPKVYRDAL from the coding sequence GTGTCTAACAACGAACCTCCCGAACATTTACACCTCCTCTCCAGCTTTGAGGCAGGATGGGAAGGCTTGAACCTCCTATATGAAATAGAACCTGCTGACGAAACGCCGGAAATGTATTTAGGTCAGCACTTTATTGTTATTGCTCTTGATAATTTTCGTGCTAGCTATATGTTAAACGAAAGTTGGCACCAAGTGGATTACGCTCGTGGTGATATTGCTATTCTTCCGGCTTCGCAACCTTTTCCCAGGACACAGATTGATAGAGAAGTTCCATTAGTTGAACTATTTCTTGAACCTGCAATTGTTAGCCGTGTTGCTTGTGAATGTGTGGATGCAGCTTATACCGAACTTGTACCGCACTGGCACATACGCGATCCTTTAATTCAACATATGGGGTTGGCACTTAAGGCTGAGTTAGAAACAGGAGGCGTTGACAGTCGGCTTTATGTAGAATCGATGGCAACTGCGCTCTCAGTGCATTTACTGAGCAGATATTCTGCACGCCAACCACAAATTCGGAACTATACAGGTGGTTTGCCCAAGTATAGATTAAGGGAAGCGATCGCCTACATCAATGAACATCTAGATTACAGCTTGACTTTAGCTGAACTTGCGGCTTCAGTGCAGATGAGTCCGCATTATTTTGCTACTTTATTCAAGCAATCTACAGGTTTGACACCGCATCAATATGTGATGAAATGCCGAATAGATAAAGCAAAGCAGTTATTGCATATACCCGAATTGACACTTGTAGAAATCTGTCAGCAAGTCGGCTTTCAAAGTCAAAGTCATTTTACTAGGGTGTTTCGCGAACATACCAAAACAACACCAAAGGTATATCGAGATGCGCTGTAA
- a CDS encoding Uma2 family endonuclease — protein MTASIERGLNKIPPLESGDRLTRHEFERRYTAMPHLKKAELIEGVVYVSSPLRFKSHGQPHGDLIGWLWTYKVSTPGVELGDNATVRLDLDNEPQPDVLLLIDERLGGQAKISEDDYIEGAPELVAEVAASSASNDLYDKKRAYRRNGVQEYIVWQILENKVDWFSLQNDEYVTLEADANGVIKSRIFPGLWLDMTALLTGEMTKVLAVLQEGLNSSEHQAFVERLSRQS, from the coding sequence ATGACAGCTTCTATAGAACGTGGCTTAAACAAGATACCACCTTTAGAAAGTGGCGATAGACTCACAAGACACGAATTTGAGCGCCGCTATACGGCAATGCCGCACCTCAAGAAAGCAGAATTAATTGAAGGAGTCGTCTACGTGTCATCACCATTACGTTTTAAAAGTCATGGACAACCTCACGGTGATTTAATCGGCTGGCTATGGACTTACAAAGTTTCTACCCCAGGAGTAGAGTTAGGTGACAATGCTACAGTTCGCCTAGATTTAGACAATGAACCACAGCCGGATGTTCTACTATTAATAGATGAAAGATTGGGCGGACAGGCAAAAATTAGTGAAGATGACTACATCGAAGGCGCACCAGAGTTAGTGGCAGAAGTTGCCGCTAGTAGTGCATCAAATGACTTGTATGATAAGAAACGCGCATACCGTCGCAATGGGGTGCAAGAATATATTGTTTGGCAGATTTTAGAAAATAAAGTTGATTGGTTCAGCTTGCAAAATGACGAGTATGTAACATTAGAAGCTGATGCAAATGGTGTGATCAAAAGTCGGATATTTCCTGGTTTGTGGTTAGATATGACAGCGCTATTAACAGGAGAAATGACTAAAGTTTTAGCGGTGTTGCAAGAAGGTTTGAATTCGTCAGAACATCAGGCTTTTGTTGAGCGGTTGTCACGACAATCTTAG
- the coaE gene encoding dephospho-CoA kinase (Dephospho-CoA kinase (CoaE) performs the final step in coenzyme A biosynthesis.), with translation MKRIIGLTGGIATGKSTVANYLATAYNLPIFDADIYARDAVSINSPILQAIAQRYGEEILLADNSLNRLKLGEIIFNNQAERTWVENLIHPYVRDRFIVETQVIASLLVFVVPLLFEAQMTDLVTEIWVVSCSEQQQLARLMQRNNLTLEQAQVRIHSQMPITEKAARADIVLDNNFTKDALLKQVDFALNINNKNDRNHNDKITPN, from the coding sequence ATGAAACGTATAATTGGTTTAACTGGAGGTATTGCTACAGGCAAAAGTACTGTTGCAAATTATTTAGCTACAGCTTACAACTTGCCGATTTTTGATGCAGATATATATGCTAGAGATGCAGTATCTATAAATTCGCCAATACTTCAAGCGATCGCTCAACGTTACGGTGAAGAAATTTTACTTGCAGATAATAGCCTCAACCGTCTGAAGCTAGGCGAAATTATCTTTAACAATCAAGCGGAACGCACTTGGGTAGAGAATTTGATTCATCCTTACGTGCGCGATCGCTTTATTGTAGAGACACAGGTTATCGCGTCTCTACTGGTGTTTGTTGTGCCTTTACTATTTGAAGCGCAAATGACAGATTTAGTTACAGAAATTTGGGTAGTAAGCTGTTCGGAACAACAACAATTAGCAAGATTAATGCAGCGAAATAATTTAACTTTAGAACAAGCACAAGTCAGGATTCACAGTCAAATGCCGATTACCGAAAAAGCAGCGCGTGCTGATATTGTATTAGATAATAATTTTACTAAAGATGCATTGTTAAAACAAGTAGATTTTGCTTTAAATATTAATAATAAAAATGATAGAAATCACAACGATAAAATTACACCAAATTGA